From Lepus europaeus isolate LE1 chromosome 3, mLepTim1.pri, whole genome shotgun sequence, a single genomic window includes:
- the LOC133756708 gene encoding histone H2B type 1-H: MPDPAKSAPAPKKGSKKAVTKAQKKDGKKRKRSRKESYSVYVYKVLKQVHPDTGISSKAMGIMNSFVNDIFERIAGEASRLAHYNKRSTITSREIQTAVRLLLPGELAKHAVSEGTKAVTKYTSSK; this comes from the coding sequence ATGCCTGATCCAGCCAAGTCTGCGCCGGCCCCGAAGAAGGGCTCCAAGAAGGCGGTGACCAAGGCGCAGAAGAAGGACGGCAAGAAGCGCAAGCGCAGCCGCAAGGAGAGCTACTCGGTGTACGTGTACAAGGTGCTCAAGCAGGTGCACCCCGACACCGGCATCTCGTCCAAGGCCATGGGCATCATGAACTCGTTCGTCAACGACATCTTCGAGCGCATCGCCGGCGAGGCGTCGCGCCTGGCGCACTACAACAAGCGCTCGACCATCACGTCGCGCGAGATCCAGACGGCCGTGCGCCTGCTGCTACCCGGCGAGCTGGCCAAGCACGCCGTGTCCGAGGGCACCAAGGCCGTCACCAAGTACACCAGCTCCAAGTAG
- the LOC133753183 gene encoding histone H2A type 1-H, giving the protein MSGRGKQGGKARAKAKTRSSRAGLQFPVGRVHRLLRKGNYAERVGAGAPVYLAAVLEYLTAEILELAGNAARDNKKTRIIPRHLQLAIRNDEELNKLLGKVTIAQGGVLPNIQAVLLPKKTESHHKAK; this is encoded by the coding sequence ATGTCCGGACGCGGCAAGCAGGGCGGCAAGGCGCGCGCCAAGGCCAAGACGCGCTCGTCGCGGGCCGGGCTGCAGTTCCCCGTGGGCCGCGTGCACCGGCTGCTGCGCAAGGGCAACTACGCGGAGCGCGTGGGCGCCGGCGCGCCCGTGTACCTGGCGGCCGTGCTCGAGTACCTGACGGCCGAGATCCTGGAGCTGGCGGGCAACGCGGCGCGCGACAACAAGAAGACGCGCATCATCCCGCGCCACCTGCAGCTGGCCATCCGTAACGACGAGGAGCTCAACAAGCTGCTGGGCAAGGTCACCATCGCGCAGGGCGGCGTGCTGCCCAACATCCAGGCCGTGCTGCTGCCCAAGAAGACCGAGAGCCACCACAAGGCCAAGTGA